A single window of Xylocopilactobacillus apicola DNA harbors:
- the cas1 gene encoding type II CRISPR-associated endonuclease Cas1, whose product MGWRTVVVTKHAKISYKLEHVIVQTDNDIVQVPIADVQILMIATTQAVITTHLMMELSRNDIKVIFTDNKEMPVGEFTSYYSNLSRNRNISKQIIWDSDRKSLLWQNIIKMKITNEAKMLEKFQRTKYDGSPGHQDLLDLLDEVKPGDSTNREAVAARMYFQRLYDTKFNRRKDEFVANGHLNFGYSVLLSLITQEICCAGYLTELGIHHDSMENFYNLSSDLIEPFRVFVDEIAFNKYENPSFDLADKLELVNLLNQTVTTNSGDALLSGVIKTFVRKCLKYLSNETDVLPEIEIKI is encoded by the coding sequence ATGGGATGGCGCACAGTTGTTGTTACCAAACACGCAAAAATTTCTTACAAGTTAGAACACGTGATTGTTCAAACTGATAACGATATCGTTCAAGTTCCGATTGCCGATGTTCAAATTTTAATGATTGCCACCACTCAGGCCGTTATTACGACTCATTTGATGATGGAACTTTCCCGCAACGATATTAAAGTTATTTTTACTGATAATAAAGAAATGCCAGTGGGAGAATTTACTTCTTATTACAGTAATTTAAGCCGTAATCGCAATATTTCGAAGCAAATTATTTGGGATTCAGATCGAAAATCTTTGCTCTGGCAAAACATTATTAAGATGAAAATTACTAACGAAGCAAAAATGTTAGAAAAATTTCAGCGTACAAAATACGATGGATCACCAGGACATCAAGATTTGCTGGACTTACTCGACGAAGTAAAACCCGGAGATTCAACAAATCGTGAGGCAGTAGCAGCTAGAATGTATTTTCAAAGGCTGTACGATACCAAATTTAATCGACGAAAAGACGAGTTTGTTGCAAATGGTCATTTAAATTTTGGATATTCTGTTTTACTTTCATTGATCACTCAAGAAATTTGTTGTGCAGGTTATTTAACTGAACTAGGAATTCATCATGACAGTATGGAAAATTTTTATAATCTCTCCTCAGATTTAATTGAACCATTTAGAGTGTTTGTTGACGAAATTGCTTTTAACAAGTATGAAAATCCGTCATTTGATTTAGCCGATAAACTTGAATTGGTAAATTTGTTAAATCAGACAGTAACAACAAATTCAGGAGATGCTTTATTATCTGGGGTGATAAAAACGTTTGTTAGGAAATGTTTAAAGTACTTATCAAACGAAACTGACGTGTTGCCAGAAATTGAGATTAAAATATGA
- a CDS encoding DUF421 domain-containing protein — translation MINYTDVAVKFVLGFICIIAQINLSGKGNLAPTNVIDQMQNYVLGGIIGGIIYNQSITPLQFFLVLVIWTIVVLLIRFMTNHNRIVKKLVDGTPLTVIENGKISVSKLTQRGMTANTLMFKLRTSGIEDLTKVKKAILEQNGQLTVIQEGESMLNAPLITDGQLNVDSLESLKKDEAWLENEVHEQGFQVSDVYLATYEEENLKIFPYRTKHHHSK, via the coding sequence ATGATTAACTATACCGACGTTGCCGTCAAATTTGTTCTTGGATTTATTTGCATCATCGCACAAATTAACCTTTCAGGCAAAGGAAATTTAGCACCTACTAATGTAATTGATCAAATGCAAAACTATGTTTTGGGGGGAATCATTGGGGGCATTATTTATAACCAAAGCATCACTCCTCTCCAATTTTTCTTAGTGCTTGTAATTTGGACGATTGTTGTTCTTTTGATTAGATTTATGACCAACCATAATCGAATTGTCAAAAAATTAGTTGACGGGACCCCGCTAACTGTCATTGAAAACGGAAAAATTAGCGTTTCTAAGCTTACACAAAGAGGTATGACTGCTAATACTTTAATGTTTAAATTAAGAACATCGGGAATTGAAGATTTAACAAAGGTTAAAAAAGCAATTCTAGAACAAAATGGTCAGTTGACCGTGATTCAAGAAGGCGAATCCATGTTAAACGCTCCTCTAATTACTGATGGACAATTAAACGTCGATTCACTCGAATCTCTTAAAAAAGATGAAGCTTGGTTAGAAAACGAAGTCCACGAGCAAGGTTTCCAAGTTTCAGACGTTTACTTAGCTACTTATGAGGAAGAAAATTTGAAAATTTTCCCTTATCGGACTAAACATCATCACTCAAAATAA
- a CDS encoding RNA polymerase epsilon subunit, whose product MIYKVYYQGDAECTPRRERTQTLYAEAASIPDLKKKIVEKFNYSIEYVAELNEQDLDYEKEHNSDFEVLKDL is encoded by the coding sequence ATGATTTACAAAGTTTATTATCAAGGAGATGCTGAGTGTACTCCGAGACGGGAAAGAACACAGACTTTGTATGCTGAAGCTGCAAGTATTCCCGATTTAAAGAAAAAAATAGTTGAAAAATTTAATTACAGCATTGAATACGTTGCTGAATTAAATGAACAAGATCTTGATTACGAAAAAGAACATAATTCTGATTTCGAAGTCTTAAAGGATCTCTAA
- a CDS encoding DUF3290 domain-containing protein has product MNFYTYDYFVNQIHSSQNVKYLVAAGIAVILVALAFQFARHRDDNKYRDLIIIVALCGILLLGIQFTNYQQSQSTTNQSTQTANFLKSVCKEKKIKASDIACNQTSLTDQMVLKIKNNYYQVIFNSDFSSYQLVKASLVNNEINLLKK; this is encoded by the coding sequence ATGAATTTTTACACTTACGATTATTTTGTGAATCAAATTCACAGTTCACAAAATGTTAAATACCTTGTTGCAGCTGGGATTGCAGTTATTCTCGTTGCCTTAGCGTTTCAATTTGCTCGACATCGCGATGATAATAAATATCGTGATTTAATTATTATTGTAGCTCTCTGTGGGATTCTTCTGTTAGGGATTCAATTTACAAATTATCAACAATCACAAAGCACCACTAACCAGTCGACCCAAACAGCCAATTTTTTAAAAAGCGTCTGTAAGGAGAAGAAGATTAAAGCCAGTGACATCGCATGTAATCAGACGTCTTTAACCGACCAAATGGTCCTCAAAATTAAAAACAACTATTATCAAGTAATTTTTAATAGCGATTTTTCAAGTTATCAGCTGGTTAAGGCCTCACTCGTCAATAACGAAATAAATCTTTTGAAAAAATAA
- a CDS encoding CPBP family intramembrane glutamic endopeptidase → MKNKWWNLVIILGVYFLFRLVVIVINEFGLIPIMNNFIFWETVLELAIILIMFSVNHWIVKQKIDFRFNIKSPFLSLGPVFFLMVILFSVMLSDRLPRTYGNTLPLALSAGFFEEYLCRGLLFPQIFQALSEKKERNFNQVYLAIFLSSLIFSSLHLLNLRTQDLPTTLMQMWEALCAGIFFSALYLAANSLLPSILFHFLFDFIGMYTKGPVQQRVQVNSASLKSIAIITLIFLGYSLLLINKKKLSKQFAWVNNLIS, encoded by the coding sequence ATGAAAAATAAATGGTGGAATTTAGTAATTATTTTAGGAGTGTATTTTTTATTTCGTCTAGTTGTGATAGTGATAAATGAATTTGGGCTGATCCCAATAATGAATAATTTTATTTTTTGGGAGACCGTCTTAGAACTGGCGATCATTTTGATCATGTTCTCTGTGAATCATTGGATCGTGAAGCAAAAAATTGATTTTAGGTTTAACATTAAAAGCCCTTTTCTTTCGCTGGGACCAGTGTTTTTCCTGATGGTAATTTTATTTTCGGTCATGCTTAGCGATCGGTTGCCCAGGACTTATGGGAATACGCTGCCTTTAGCATTGAGTGCGGGATTTTTTGAAGAGTACCTTTGCCGAGGGCTGTTGTTTCCTCAGATTTTTCAAGCGTTGTCTGAGAAGAAAGAAAGGAATTTTAATCAAGTTTATTTGGCGATATTTTTGTCTTCGTTAATTTTTTCGAGCCTTCACCTTTTAAATCTTCGAACCCAGGATTTACCTACAACATTGATGCAAATGTGGGAGGCACTGTGTGCTGGCATCTTTTTTTCTGCACTTTACCTTGCTGCAAATTCGCTTTTACCCTCAATTTTGTTCCATTTTCTATTTGATTTCATTGGAATGTATACTAAGGGTCCAGTTCAACAAAGAGTTCAAGTTAATAGTGCTAGCTTAAAATCGATTGCAATAATCACACTTATTTTCTTGGGATATAGCCTGCTATTAATTAACAAAAAAAAGTTATCAAAACAGTTTGCTTGGGTAAATAATTTGATAAGTTAA
- the cas2 gene encoding CRISPR-associated endonuclease Cas2: MRLLIFFDVPTLTAEDRRNYRKLHQTLVKEGFLMIQESVYVRVLMNKQSANFLEERIQKVAPVRGTVQSMIVTEKQYSEIKFLAGKNIEDVRNSDERMVVI, encoded by the coding sequence ATGAGATTATTAATATTTTTTGATGTTCCAACTTTGACTGCAGAAGATCGGAGGAATTATCGCAAGTTACATCAGACCTTAGTTAAAGAAGGTTTTTTGATGATTCAAGAATCGGTCTATGTTCGGGTTTTGATGAATAAACAGTCTGCTAATTTTTTAGAAGAAAGAATTCAAAAAGTAGCACCAGTTAGGGGAACTGTACAATCGATGATCGTTACTGAAAAACAATATTCAGAAATCAAGTTTCTTGCGGGTAAAAATATTGAAGATGTTCGAAATTCTGATGAGCGGATGGTTGTTATATGA
- the def gene encoding peptide deformylase, whose amino-acid sequence MILMKDIIREGTPTLRATAKKVTFPASQEEQNLGLEMMEFLENSQDEKIAEKYHLRAGVGLAAPQVNVSKRMAAVLVPDNQGNIVFKEILYNPRILRESVKRAALNEGEGCLSVDRDVAGLVVRTDRITLEFFDADGTRHEVKLRDYPAIVVQHEIDHLNGTLFYDHIDSKSPFKIPENTVIIE is encoded by the coding sequence ATGATTTTAATGAAGGATATTATTCGTGAAGGTACTCCAACATTAAGAGCGACAGCCAAAAAAGTTACATTTCCCGCATCTCAAGAAGAACAGAATCTGGGACTAGAGATGATGGAATTTCTTGAAAACAGTCAAGATGAAAAAATAGCTGAAAAATATCATCTTAGAGCAGGAGTAGGTCTTGCTGCTCCACAGGTAAATGTTTCAAAAAGAATGGCCGCCGTTTTAGTGCCTGATAACCAAGGAAATATCGTATTTAAGGAAATTTTATACAACCCTCGGATTCTAAGAGAATCAGTTAAGCGTGCAGCGCTAAACGAAGGTGAGGGCTGTCTTTCTGTTGATCGAGACGTTGCAGGCCTTGTTGTTAGAACTGATCGGATTACCCTTGAGTTTTTTGATGCTGATGGCACACGCCATGAAGTAAAATTAAGAGATTATCCAGCAATTGTGGTTCAACACGAAATTGATCACTTAAATGGAACTTTATTTTACGATCACATTGACTCAAAATCTCCTTTTAAAATTCCTGAAAATACAGTAATTATTGAGTAG
- the csn2 gene encoding type II-A CRISPR-associated protein Csn2 — protein MTYKLTIFPFEPINLINGYNSINIENFPLFWKIIRGFKQETKDDLVLSENNRVLDLSKYLIYVGELTSCTTPKQIFYKQMLKKLENTISDDSKHNLYILDREMRKIITKEIFDFGLPLEISDDWSLNDIIGMMDISYCFHQNNEPLNILGEFIDLSFYLTNTKILLFTNLNRYLSKEQLQKIVYESKSKKVTILSVNLSSDMEDIEADENGCFIDNDFTMFKNR, from the coding sequence ATGACTTATAAACTGACAATCTTTCCTTTTGAACCCATTAATTTGATCAATGGATACAATTCAATTAACATTGAAAATTTTCCTTTATTTTGGAAAATTATTAGGGGATTTAAACAAGAGACCAAAGATGACTTAGTTCTTAGTGAAAACAATAGGGTACTTGACTTATCTAAATATCTTATTTATGTTGGAGAGCTTACTTCCTGTACCACTCCTAAGCAGATTTTCTATAAGCAAATGTTAAAAAAATTAGAAAATACAATTTCTGATGATAGTAAACATAATCTTTATATTTTAGATCGGGAGATGCGCAAAATTATAACAAAAGAAATTTTTGATTTTGGTCTTCCGCTTGAAATTAGTGACGATTGGTCGCTTAATGATATAATAGGAATGATGGATATTAGCTACTGTTTCCATCAAAACAATGAACCATTAAATATTTTAGGCGAGTTTATTGATCTTTCTTTTTATTTAACAAATACTAAAATTTTGTTATTTACAAACTTGAACCGCTATTTGTCAAAAGAGCAACTTCAGAAGATAGTTTATGAAAGTAAAAGTAAAAAAGTTACAATCTTGAGTGTCAATTTATCTAGTGACATGGAGGATATAGAAGCGGATGAAAATGGGTGCTTTATTGATAATGATTTCACTATGTTCAAAAATCGATAG
- a CDS encoding GntR family transcriptional regulator, which yields MKSGILYKEIASSIKKDLLNGKYPVGTLIPSENELETKFDVSKITIRNAIQLLETEGFLEKKQGIGTMVISDRLFNKLSKADSFTSILQKSGKKIEKEVLSIENIEPKEFADVNHRITKIERVYCLDGVPYIYFTHFILFTDHLSEFKNINQKSLYSVIKEMGENIGSFKDSFKAIHLDSKNKRILKTDLDLGIQRERCSYNSAGELIEFSRSIYLTDLNDYKIDYEI from the coding sequence TTGAAATCTGGAATTCTATATAAAGAAATTGCTTCGTCGATTAAAAAGGATCTTTTGAATGGTAAATATCCAGTGGGGACTTTAATTCCATCAGAGAATGAACTGGAGACTAAATTTGATGTCAGCAAAATAACAATAAGAAATGCGATCCAGCTTTTAGAAACCGAAGGTTTTTTGGAAAAAAAGCAAGGGATCGGAACAATGGTCATTAGTGATCGCCTATTTAATAAACTATCGAAGGCCGATTCTTTTACTTCTATTTTGCAAAAAAGTGGCAAAAAAATTGAAAAAGAAGTTTTGAGTATAGAAAATATTGAACCAAAAGAGTTTGCCGATGTAAACCATCGGATCACGAAAATTGAACGAGTTTATTGTCTTGACGGAGTTCCTTATATTTATTTTACTCATTTTATTTTGTTTACTGATCACCTGTCTGAATTTAAAAATATTAATCAAAAATCATTGTATAGCGTGATTAAAGAAATGGGAGAAAATATTGGATCTTTTAAGGACTCATTTAAAGCAATTCACTTGGATTCAAAAAATAAAAGAATTTTAAAAACAGATCTGGATCTAGGTATTCAAAGGGAACGCTGCTCTTATAATAGCGCAGGTGAATTAATTGAATTTTCTCGATCTATTTATTTGACTGACCTCAATGATTACAAAATCGACTACGAAATTTGA
- the cas9 gene encoding type II CRISPR RNA-guided endonuclease Cas9 (Cas9, originally named Csn1, is the large, multifunctional signature protein of type II CRISPR/Cas systems. It is well known even to general audiences because its RNA-guided endonuclease activity has made it a popular tool for custom editing of eukaryotic genomes.): MKYNVGLDIGTGSVGWAVIDDEYQVLEARNKKLMGVRLFSSADTAEERRTYRTTRRRLSRRRWRIRLLNEIFAPELAAIDEIFLKRLKYTWVHPLDEKNRQFYYGGALFGDSKSDRDFYQKYPTIYHLRQALTNDGQKHDLREVYLAIHHLTKYRGHFLIEGQINPEKTFDLDELVNSFKRFNPDGAIFEVVDSSKIEQGLLNFGKSKTGRVEEALTGISVTKTNLALTKAILMGIVGNTVDLIKIFDKAQDIEKEEQKNYKIKFSDENLDETLEKLSSLLSEDENQFVNELRGAYDGLTLRSILQKDKSISDAMVRRYEQHKKDLQLLKNNFRNAKTKKAFDESYKNVLSHDEKKRDEGKKYFRDLIVDKIALNFANEVGFNEIRKVIINNKSRDEDIQKSIAALTEIVKKRVDNLDPLAISDYKLIQLLSNINLGTFLETQRNKSNGVIPHQLHENELTKIIEKQGKYYPFLAKTFEKEGKTENKLIALLNFRVPYYVGPLVEKEDVQGDGTNHWMQRKEKGAITPWNFSEKVDSDESAERFIKRMTLKDTYLIHEDTIPQNTLLYQKYTVLQELNNVRYKLRDDPHRHRLPVKLKQKIFENCFKEHVNVTKKMVEDFIFSNEGMKCEISGLSSKTKFNNSLKTYNYFVGVFGRDFVEDSDNQKLLEQIVEIQTIFEDRKLIKRRLTKLEKLSSKQIARLSNKHYTGWGRLSEKFLTSKHIYTKLVGDNVPANYSIIDLLYKTSLNLMEIMNEPKYKINDWIKRENETETGTKNIYQAIDDLAGAPNIKRGIRQSFRILDDIKKAMGGVAPSNVFLEFARETQSSKTTNARIDRIKKLYANSEIKKDFADVSRELTKANKESIKDDRLYLYYLQLGRDMYTGDRIPIGEVSTNYDIDHIIPQAYVKDNSLDNRVLVNRADNARKSDSPVYVPEIIERMSHFWRHLLNLGLISQEKFNYLTRKDDFSDAQKKRFIARSLVETRQIIKNVAMLIEQYYGDNTKAVAIRASLTNDMRKYFHKFKSRDINDYHHAHDALLIATVGKYIQRRGFDANGDFTYNEYNSYTKEWLRKKREEGKGRDRIEPYSFVVGSMRSRNQELQTNRETGEIVWTDENYRYLIKQLENQDLIFSRRTEDSKGKLYKETRFSSKLHDEKTKAKQSFNDKQSVDLYGGFDSIQLAYSILIYYKKEFRLMGLRRLWVDEMKKDPEFLQKKIDEIIPGARVVLDHIPSEQEIIRSGAKMTIGSATELHNAQQLYLEHDLYNNLSVVLKSDTEDRADARLKSKTARDILNEAYDAISIEMREYFPMHENYLVHMLDYRENFENLDYEKQVNMIKDILGGLHADPTCKKIDFSSSFGRFQNKTSLSNGYTLGYKMGEDDAFVFNSPSGLFRRIVKVKDLPEAKKILEN; this comes from the coding sequence ATGAAATATAACGTTGGCCTTGATATTGGCACAGGTTCAGTTGGGTGGGCAGTAATTGATGATGAATACCAGGTTTTAGAAGCTAGAAATAAAAAATTGATGGGAGTTAGGCTCTTTAGCTCGGCAGATACTGCTGAAGAGCGGCGCACCTATCGAACAACGCGACGCCGATTATCAAGACGCAGATGGCGAATTCGTTTACTAAATGAAATTTTTGCTCCAGAGTTAGCGGCAATTGATGAGATTTTTTTAAAACGTCTAAAATACACTTGGGTTCATCCATTGGATGAAAAAAATCGCCAGTTTTATTATGGGGGAGCATTATTTGGTGATTCTAAGTCTGACCGAGATTTCTACCAAAAATATCCCACAATTTATCATTTACGCCAGGCTTTAACGAATGATGGTCAAAAACATGATCTCAGAGAAGTTTATTTGGCGATCCATCATTTAACTAAATATCGCGGACATTTTTTGATTGAAGGACAAATTAATCCAGAGAAAACTTTTGATTTAGACGAACTAGTTAACAGTTTTAAAAGATTTAACCCGGATGGAGCAATTTTTGAAGTTGTTGACTCAAGTAAAATAGAGCAAGGATTATTAAATTTTGGGAAATCTAAAACTGGTAGAGTAGAAGAAGCACTCACTGGAATTTCTGTCACAAAGACAAATTTAGCTTTGACAAAAGCAATTTTAATGGGAATTGTTGGTAATACAGTTGATCTAATTAAGATTTTCGACAAAGCTCAGGATATAGAAAAAGAGGAGCAAAAAAATTATAAAATTAAATTTTCAGATGAAAATTTGGATGAAACTTTAGAAAAATTAAGCTCGCTTTTATCAGAAGATGAAAATCAATTTGTAAATGAGTTGCGTGGGGCTTATGACGGATTAACTTTACGTTCCATTTTACAAAAGGATAAGTCCATTTCAGATGCGATGGTACGCCGTTATGAGCAACATAAAAAAGATTTGCAGCTCTTAAAAAATAATTTTCGCAATGCTAAAACTAAAAAAGCTTTTGATGAATCCTATAAAAATGTTTTATCTCATGACGAGAAAAAAAGAGATGAAGGTAAGAAGTATTTTCGAGACTTAATTGTTGACAAAATTGCCCTGAATTTTGCAAATGAAGTTGGTTTTAATGAGATTAGAAAAGTAATTATTAATAATAAAAGTCGCGACGAAGATATCCAAAAATCAATCGCAGCTCTTACAGAAATTGTCAAGAAAAGAGTTGATAATCTTGATCCACTTGCAATTTCTGACTATAAATTGATACAGCTACTTAGTAATATAAATTTAGGGACTTTTTTAGAGACCCAGCGCAACAAAAGCAATGGAGTTATACCCCATCAGTTACATGAAAATGAATTAACCAAAATTATTGAAAAACAGGGAAAATATTATCCTTTTTTGGCAAAAACTTTTGAAAAAGAAGGGAAGACAGAAAATAAATTAATTGCTCTTCTAAATTTTAGAGTTCCATATTACGTTGGTCCTTTAGTAGAAAAAGAAGATGTTCAAGGTGATGGGACAAATCACTGGATGCAACGAAAAGAAAAAGGTGCGATTACTCCTTGGAATTTTAGTGAAAAAGTTGATTCCGATGAATCGGCTGAGAGATTTATTAAGCGGATGACGCTCAAAGATACCTATTTAATTCATGAGGATACGATCCCTCAGAATACACTACTTTATCAAAAATACACTGTTTTGCAGGAGTTAAATAACGTTCGGTATAAGCTTAGAGACGATCCTCATCGCCATCGTTTGCCCGTAAAACTAAAGCAAAAGATTTTCGAAAATTGTTTTAAAGAACATGTCAATGTGACCAAGAAAATGGTGGAAGATTTTATTTTTTCCAATGAGGGGATGAAGTGCGAGATCTCTGGTCTATCTAGCAAAACTAAATTTAATAATTCTCTTAAAACGTATAACTACTTTGTTGGTGTTTTTGGTCGTGATTTTGTTGAGGATTCTGATAATCAGAAACTCTTGGAACAAATTGTCGAAATTCAGACCATTTTTGAAGATCGCAAATTAATAAAAAGAAGATTAACCAAATTAGAAAAGCTTAGCAGCAAACAAATTGCTCGGCTCAGCAATAAGCACTACACCGGATGGGGGAGACTTTCAGAAAAATTCCTGACCTCAAAACATATTTACACAAAACTCGTTGGTGATAATGTTCCGGCTAACTATAGCATTATCGATCTGTTGTACAAGACATCTCTCAACTTAATGGAAATTATGAATGAACCTAAATATAAAATTAATGATTGGATTAAACGGGAAAACGAAACAGAAACGGGCACCAAAAATATTTATCAGGCGATCGATGATTTAGCAGGTGCTCCTAATATTAAGCGAGGAATTCGCCAATCATTTCGAATTTTGGACGATATTAAAAAGGCGATGGGCGGAGTTGCTCCATCTAATGTCTTTCTTGAATTTGCCCGTGAGACTCAATCGTCAAAAACGACTAATGCTAGAATTGATCGGATCAAGAAATTATATGCCAACAGCGAAATCAAAAAAGATTTTGCCGATGTTTCTCGTGAACTCACAAAAGCAAATAAAGAATCAATAAAAGATGATCGTCTTTATCTTTACTATCTACAGTTGGGTAGAGATATGTATACAGGCGATCGAATTCCAATTGGAGAAGTTTCGACAAATTATGATATAGATCACATTATTCCGCAAGCGTATGTTAAAGATAATTCTTTGGATAATCGAGTTTTAGTTAATCGTGCAGACAATGCTCGTAAAAGTGATTCGCCAGTCTATGTTCCTGAGATAATTGAAAGAATGAGTCATTTTTGGAGACATCTTTTAAATTTAGGGCTGATTAGTCAAGAAAAGTTTAATTATCTTACTCGCAAAGATGATTTTAGTGATGCGCAGAAAAAGCGATTTATTGCTCGATCACTTGTAGAGACTCGCCAAATAATTAAAAATGTGGCAATGTTAATTGAACAATATTACGGTGATAATACAAAAGCTGTCGCGATTCGTGCAAGTTTAACAAATGATATGAGAAAATATTTTCACAAGTTTAAAAGTCGGGATATTAATGATTACCATCATGCTCATGATGCGTTGTTGATCGCCACAGTTGGAAAATATATTCAACGACGTGGTTTTGATGCCAACGGTGATTTTACATACAATGAGTATAATTCATATACAAAAGAATGGCTTAGGAAAAAAAGAGAAGAAGGTAAGGGAAGAGATCGTATTGAACCTTATAGCTTTGTTGTTGGAAGCATGCGAAGCCGTAACCAGGAACTGCAGACCAATCGAGAAACTGGTGAAATAGTTTGGACAGATGAGAATTATCGGTATTTAATAAAACAGTTAGAAAATCAAGATCTAATTTTTAGCCGAAGAACAGAGGATTCAAAGGGAAAATTATATAAAGAAACTCGTTTTTCAAGCAAACTTCATGATGAGAAAACCAAAGCAAAACAGTCTTTTAATGATAAACAGTCAGTTGATCTTTATGGAGGCTTTGATTCAATCCAGTTAGCTTACTCCATTTTAATTTATTACAAGAAAGAATTTCGGCTGATGGGTTTACGGAGGTTATGGGTTGATGAAATGAAAAAAGACCCAGAATTTTTACAGAAAAAAATTGATGAAATAATTCCGGGAGCTAGGGTTGTTCTTGATCATATTCCAAGTGAGCAAGAAATAATTCGTAGTGGAGCGAAAATGACAATTGGTTCAGCGACAGAATTGCATAATGCACAACAACTCTACTTAGAACATGATCTATATAATAATTTATCTGTTGTTTTAAAATCAGATACTGAAGATAGGGCTGACGCCCGTTTAAAATCAAAAACGGCAAGAGATATTTTAAATGAAGCTTATGATGCAATTTCAATTGAAATGCGGGAATATTTTCCGATGCATGAAAATTATTTAGTGCATATGCTTGATTATCGTGAAAATTTTGAGAATTTAGATTACGAAAAACAAGTGAATATGATTAAAGATATATTAGGTGGGTTACACGCTGATCCGACATGTAAGAAAATTGATTTTAGCTCTAGTTTTGGACGTTTTCAAAATAAAACGTCTTTATCTAATGGGTATACTTTAGGCTATAAAATGGGCGAGGACGATGCATTTGTTTTCAATTCACCTTCAGGACTCTTTAGAAGGATAGTTAAAGTCAAAGATTTGCCTGAAGCCAAGAAAATATTAGAAAATTAG